A genomic window from Peromyscus maniculatus bairdii isolate BWxNUB_F1_BW_parent chromosome 1, HU_Pman_BW_mat_3.1, whole genome shotgun sequence includes:
- the Numbl gene encoding numb-like protein isoform X3 — protein sequence MSRSAAASGGPRRPDQHSSPAPCGASGPPETFRTESDGAGTMNKLRQSLRRRKPAYVPEASRPHQWQADEDAVRKGTCSFPVRYLGHVEVEESRGMHVCEDAVKKLKAMGRKSVKSVLWVSADGLRVVDDKTKDLLVDQTIEKVSFCAPDRNLDKAFSYICRDGTTRRWICHCFLALKDSGERLSHAVGCAFAACLERKQRREKECGVTAAFDASRTSFAREGSFRLSGGGRPAEREAGDKKKAEAAAAPAVAPGPAQPGHVSPTPATTSPGEKGEAGTPVAAGTTAAAIPRRHAPLEQLVRQGSFRGFPALSQKNSPFKRQLSLRLNELPSTLQRRTDFQVKGTVPEMEPPGTGDSDGINALCTQISSSFASAGAPASGPPSAATGTSAWGEPSVPPAAAFQPGHKRTPSEAERWLEEVSQVAKAQQQQQQQQQQQQQQQQQQAASMPPMAAMAPTLPPFSAPVGPFDTAAAQVAVFLPPTHMQPPFVPAYPGLGYPPMPRVPVVGITPSQMVANAFCSAAQLQPQPATLLGKAGAFPPPAAPSAPGGQARPRPNGAPWPPEPAPAPAPELDPFEAQWAALEGKPAVEKPANPFSGDLQKTFEIEL from the exons ATGTCCCGCAGCGCGGCGGCCAGC GGTGGACCCAGGAGACCTGATCAGCATTCGTCCCCAGCCCCCTGTGGGGCCTCGGGGCCCCCTGAAACCTTCAGGACGGAGTCAG ACGGGGCGGGCACCATGAACAAGTTACGGCAGAGTCTGCGGCGGAGAAAGCCAGCCTATGTGCCTGAGGCATCGCGCCCACACCAGTGGCAGGCAGACGAGGATGCGGTGCGCAAGGGCACGTGCAGCTTCCCTGTGAGG TACCTGGGCCACGTGGAGGTAGAGGAGTCCCGGGGGATGCATGTTTGTGAAGATGCCGTGAAGAAGTTGAAGGCG ATGGGCCGGAAGTCTGTGAAGTCTGTGCTGTGGGTGTCAGCTGATGGGCTCCGAGTGGTGGATGACAAGACCAAG GACCTTCTTGTAGACCAGACCATTGAGAAGGTCTCCTTCTGCGCTCCTGACCGAAACCTGGACAAGGCTTTCTCCTACATATGTCGTGATGGCACCACACGCCGCTGGATCTGCCACTGCTTCCTGGCACTCAAGGACTCC GGTGAGAGGCTGAGCCACGCTGTGGGTTGTGCATTTGCCGCCTGCCTGGAAAGGAAGCAGCGACGGGAGAAGGAGTGTGGAGTCACGGCTGCCTTTGACGCCAGCCGCACCAGCTTCGCCCGAGAGGGCTCCTTCCGCCTGTCGGGTGGCGGCCGGCCCGCGGAGCGCGAGGCTGGGGACAAGAAGAAAG CAGAGGCAGCCGCTGCTCCCGCGGTGGCTCCTGGCCCTGCCCAGCCTGGGCATGTGTCCCCGACACCAGCTACCACATCCCCTGGTGAGAAGGGGGAGGCAGGCACCCCAGTGGCCGCAGGCACCACTGCTGCTGCCATTCCCCGGCGCCATGCACCTCTGGAGCAGCTGGTTCGCCAGGGATCCTTTcgtgggttcccagcactcagccaGAAGAACTCCCCCTTCAAACGTCAACTGAGCCTGCGGTTGAATGAGCTGCCGTCGACACTGCAGCGCCGTACCGACTTCCAGGTGAAGGGCACAG TGCCTGAGATGGAGCCTCCCGGTACCGGCGACAGTGATGGCATCAATGCTCTGTGCACACAGATCAGCTCATCGTTCGCCAGTGCTGGAGCGCCAGCCTCAGGGCCACCGTCTGCCGCAACAG GGACTTCTGCCTGGGGTGAGCCCTCTGTACCCCCTGCCGCTGCCTTCCAGCCTGGGCACAAGCGGACACCTTCAGAGGCTGAGCGGTGGTTGGAGGAAGTATCCCAGGTAGCTAaagcgcagcagcagcagcagcagcagcagcagcagcaacagcagcagcaacagcagcaagcaGCCTCCATGCCACCAATGGCCGCCATGGCCCCCACCCTTCCACCCTTTTCTGCCCCAGTGGGGCCCTTTGACACTGCAGCTGCCCAGGTGGCCGTGTTCCtgccacccacacacatgcagccCCCGTTTGTGCCCGCCTACCCAGGCCTGGGTTATCCACCCATGCCCCGGGTGCCTGTGGTGGGCATCACACCTTCACAGATGGTGGCCAACGCCTTCTGCTCAGCTGCCCAGCTCCAGCCCCAACCTGCCACACTGCTTGGAAAAGCCGGGGCCTTCCCCCCACCTGCTGCACCCAGTGCCCCTGGTGGCCAGGCCCGTCCACGCCCCAATGGGGCCCCTTGGCCCCCAGAGCCAGCGCCTGCCCCAGCCCCTGAGTTGGACCCCTTTGAGGCCCAGTGGGCAGCATTAGAAGGCAAACCCGCTGTGGAGAAGCCCGCCAACCCTTTCTCGGGTGACTTGCAGAAGACCTTCGAGATTGAACTGTAG
- the Numbl gene encoding numb-like protein isoform X1, translating to MTLEGTATHFTSSPWGGPRRPDQHSSPAPCGASGPPETFRTESDGAGTMNKLRQSLRRRKPAYVPEASRPHQWQADEDAVRKGTCSFPVRYLGHVEVEESRGMHVCEDAVKKLKAMGRKSVKSVLWVSADGLRVVDDKTKDLLVDQTIEKVSFCAPDRNLDKAFSYICRDGTTRRWICHCFLALKDSGERLSHAVGCAFAACLERKQRREKECGVTAAFDASRTSFAREGSFRLSGGGRPAEREAGDKKKAEAAAAPAVAPGPAQPGHVSPTPATTSPGEKGEAGTPVAAGTTAAAIPRRHAPLEQLVRQGSFRGFPALSQKNSPFKRQLSLRLNELPSTLQRRTDFQVKGTVPEMEPPGTGDSDGINALCTQISSSFASAGAPASGPPSAATGTSAWGEPSVPPAAAFQPGHKRTPSEAERWLEEVSQVAKAQQQQQQQQQQQQQQQQQQAASMPPMAAMAPTLPPFSAPVGPFDTAAAQVAVFLPPTHMQPPFVPAYPGLGYPPMPRVPVVGITPSQMVANAFCSAAQLQPQPATLLGKAGAFPPPAAPSAPGGQARPRPNGAPWPPEPAPAPAPELDPFEAQWAALEGKPAVEKPANPFSGDLQKTFEIEL from the exons ATGACACTAGAGGGCACAGCCACTCACTTCACATCATCCCCGTGG GGTGGACCCAGGAGACCTGATCAGCATTCGTCCCCAGCCCCCTGTGGGGCCTCGGGGCCCCCTGAAACCTTCAGGACGGAGTCAG ACGGGGCGGGCACCATGAACAAGTTACGGCAGAGTCTGCGGCGGAGAAAGCCAGCCTATGTGCCTGAGGCATCGCGCCCACACCAGTGGCAGGCAGACGAGGATGCGGTGCGCAAGGGCACGTGCAGCTTCCCTGTGAGG TACCTGGGCCACGTGGAGGTAGAGGAGTCCCGGGGGATGCATGTTTGTGAAGATGCCGTGAAGAAGTTGAAGGCG ATGGGCCGGAAGTCTGTGAAGTCTGTGCTGTGGGTGTCAGCTGATGGGCTCCGAGTGGTGGATGACAAGACCAAG GACCTTCTTGTAGACCAGACCATTGAGAAGGTCTCCTTCTGCGCTCCTGACCGAAACCTGGACAAGGCTTTCTCCTACATATGTCGTGATGGCACCACACGCCGCTGGATCTGCCACTGCTTCCTGGCACTCAAGGACTCC GGTGAGAGGCTGAGCCACGCTGTGGGTTGTGCATTTGCCGCCTGCCTGGAAAGGAAGCAGCGACGGGAGAAGGAGTGTGGAGTCACGGCTGCCTTTGACGCCAGCCGCACCAGCTTCGCCCGAGAGGGCTCCTTCCGCCTGTCGGGTGGCGGCCGGCCCGCGGAGCGCGAGGCTGGGGACAAGAAGAAAG CAGAGGCAGCCGCTGCTCCCGCGGTGGCTCCTGGCCCTGCCCAGCCTGGGCATGTGTCCCCGACACCAGCTACCACATCCCCTGGTGAGAAGGGGGAGGCAGGCACCCCAGTGGCCGCAGGCACCACTGCTGCTGCCATTCCCCGGCGCCATGCACCTCTGGAGCAGCTGGTTCGCCAGGGATCCTTTcgtgggttcccagcactcagccaGAAGAACTCCCCCTTCAAACGTCAACTGAGCCTGCGGTTGAATGAGCTGCCGTCGACACTGCAGCGCCGTACCGACTTCCAGGTGAAGGGCACAG TGCCTGAGATGGAGCCTCCCGGTACCGGCGACAGTGATGGCATCAATGCTCTGTGCACACAGATCAGCTCATCGTTCGCCAGTGCTGGAGCGCCAGCCTCAGGGCCACCGTCTGCCGCAACAG GGACTTCTGCCTGGGGTGAGCCCTCTGTACCCCCTGCCGCTGCCTTCCAGCCTGGGCACAAGCGGACACCTTCAGAGGCTGAGCGGTGGTTGGAGGAAGTATCCCAGGTAGCTAaagcgcagcagcagcagcagcagcagcagcagcagcaacagcagcagcaacagcagcaagcaGCCTCCATGCCACCAATGGCCGCCATGGCCCCCACCCTTCCACCCTTTTCTGCCCCAGTGGGGCCCTTTGACACTGCAGCTGCCCAGGTGGCCGTGTTCCtgccacccacacacatgcagccCCCGTTTGTGCCCGCCTACCCAGGCCTGGGTTATCCACCCATGCCCCGGGTGCCTGTGGTGGGCATCACACCTTCACAGATGGTGGCCAACGCCTTCTGCTCAGCTGCCCAGCTCCAGCCCCAACCTGCCACACTGCTTGGAAAAGCCGGGGCCTTCCCCCCACCTGCTGCACCCAGTGCCCCTGGTGGCCAGGCCCGTCCACGCCCCAATGGGGCCCCTTGGCCCCCAGAGCCAGCGCCTGCCCCAGCCCCTGAGTTGGACCCCTTTGAGGCCCAGTGGGCAGCATTAGAAGGCAAACCCGCTGTGGAGAAGCCCGCCAACCCTTTCTCGGGTGACTTGCAGAAGACCTTCGAGATTGAACTGTAG
- the Numbl gene encoding numb-like protein isoform X2, with translation MNKLRQSLRRRKPAYVPEASRPHQWQADEDAVRKGTCSFPVRYLGHVEVEESRGMHVCEDAVKKLKAMGRKSVKSVLWVSADGLRVVDDKTKDLLVDQTIEKVSFCAPDRNLDKAFSYICRDGTTRRWICHCFLALKDSGERLSHAVGCAFAACLERKQRREKECGVTAAFDASRTSFAREGSFRLSGGGRPAEREAGDKKKAEAAAAPAVAPGPAQPGHVSPTPATTSPGEKGEAGTPVAAGTTAAAIPRRHAPLEQLVRQGSFRGFPALSQKNSPFKRQLSLRLNELPSTLQRRTDFQVKGTVPEMEPPGTGDSDGINALCTQISSSFASAGAPASGPPSAATGTSAWGEPSVPPAAAFQPGHKRTPSEAERWLEEVSQVAKAQQQQQQQQQQQQQQQQQQAASMPPMAAMAPTLPPFSAPVGPFDTAAAQVAVFLPPTHMQPPFVPAYPGLGYPPMPRVPVVGITPSQMVANAFCSAAQLQPQPATLLGKAGAFPPPAAPSAPGGQARPRPNGAPWPPEPAPAPAPELDPFEAQWAALEGKPAVEKPANPFSGDLQKTFEIEL, from the exons ATGAACAAGTTACGGCAGAGTCTGCGGCGGAGAAAGCCAGCCTATGTGCCTGAGGCATCGCGCCCACACCAGTGGCAGGCAGACGAGGATGCGGTGCGCAAGGGCACGTGCAGCTTCCCTGTGAGG TACCTGGGCCACGTGGAGGTAGAGGAGTCCCGGGGGATGCATGTTTGTGAAGATGCCGTGAAGAAGTTGAAGGCG ATGGGCCGGAAGTCTGTGAAGTCTGTGCTGTGGGTGTCAGCTGATGGGCTCCGAGTGGTGGATGACAAGACCAAG GACCTTCTTGTAGACCAGACCATTGAGAAGGTCTCCTTCTGCGCTCCTGACCGAAACCTGGACAAGGCTTTCTCCTACATATGTCGTGATGGCACCACACGCCGCTGGATCTGCCACTGCTTCCTGGCACTCAAGGACTCC GGTGAGAGGCTGAGCCACGCTGTGGGTTGTGCATTTGCCGCCTGCCTGGAAAGGAAGCAGCGACGGGAGAAGGAGTGTGGAGTCACGGCTGCCTTTGACGCCAGCCGCACCAGCTTCGCCCGAGAGGGCTCCTTCCGCCTGTCGGGTGGCGGCCGGCCCGCGGAGCGCGAGGCTGGGGACAAGAAGAAAG CAGAGGCAGCCGCTGCTCCCGCGGTGGCTCCTGGCCCTGCCCAGCCTGGGCATGTGTCCCCGACACCAGCTACCACATCCCCTGGTGAGAAGGGGGAGGCAGGCACCCCAGTGGCCGCAGGCACCACTGCTGCTGCCATTCCCCGGCGCCATGCACCTCTGGAGCAGCTGGTTCGCCAGGGATCCTTTcgtgggttcccagcactcagccaGAAGAACTCCCCCTTCAAACGTCAACTGAGCCTGCGGTTGAATGAGCTGCCGTCGACACTGCAGCGCCGTACCGACTTCCAGGTGAAGGGCACAG TGCCTGAGATGGAGCCTCCCGGTACCGGCGACAGTGATGGCATCAATGCTCTGTGCACACAGATCAGCTCATCGTTCGCCAGTGCTGGAGCGCCAGCCTCAGGGCCACCGTCTGCCGCAACAG GGACTTCTGCCTGGGGTGAGCCCTCTGTACCCCCTGCCGCTGCCTTCCAGCCTGGGCACAAGCGGACACCTTCAGAGGCTGAGCGGTGGTTGGAGGAAGTATCCCAGGTAGCTAaagcgcagcagcagcagcagcagcagcagcagcagcaacagcagcagcaacagcagcaagcaGCCTCCATGCCACCAATGGCCGCCATGGCCCCCACCCTTCCACCCTTTTCTGCCCCAGTGGGGCCCTTTGACACTGCAGCTGCCCAGGTGGCCGTGTTCCtgccacccacacacatgcagccCCCGTTTGTGCCCGCCTACCCAGGCCTGGGTTATCCACCCATGCCCCGGGTGCCTGTGGTGGGCATCACACCTTCACAGATGGTGGCCAACGCCTTCTGCTCAGCTGCCCAGCTCCAGCCCCAACCTGCCACACTGCTTGGAAAAGCCGGGGCCTTCCCCCCACCTGCTGCACCCAGTGCCCCTGGTGGCCAGGCCCGTCCACGCCCCAATGGGGCCCCTTGGCCCCCAGAGCCAGCGCCTGCCCCAGCCCCTGAGTTGGACCCCTTTGAGGCCCAGTGGGCAGCATTAGAAGGCAAACCCGCTGTGGAGAAGCCCGCCAACCCTTTCTCGGGTGACTTGCAGAAGACCTTCGAGATTGAACTGTAG